The sequence below is a genomic window from Neoarius graeffei isolate fNeoGra1 chromosome 4, fNeoGra1.pri, whole genome shotgun sequence.
AGTCCAGAGGTCAAGTACACGAGGACGGTGAGACTAGAAGACAAAGAGTTTCTGCTGACTGGACTACTTTTATTCCAACGCTCCTTGCCACATAAATACTTTGACCAAACGAGTCAGAAATAGTGAACCACGCATTAAAATGGCGAGAGTTGTAAACATGGCCATAAATAACGAAACCTCGCCTATTTACCGGATATAGAAAGCGCCTCAACCACAAAACAGCTTCCTGTAAAATGTGCACCTACTTCCTCATTCGCTTGCAGCAGTAAACTAAAAACAACAGCCGTAAAATCCCTTGTGTCACCTGACCTGCTGCCTGAGCGCGTGCGTTACCTGCGCAACCGCGCCATGGGATTGGCTGTGAGCGCCAGGGGGCTGGAATAGCAGGAGAGGCGCCCCTACATGGCTCGAGAGCTGTCACGACAACTACCTGTTCGTCCTGGACATAGTTAATATAAAATACATTCATGTCATTAACTGCTAGTGAAGAGAGAGGCATTGGTGAAAAGGTAAGGACAACATCGACTCTCTTTATAATTTAATCATTTACCTACATTTGCATTATTTGGCAGACACCCTTCTCCAGAGCGACTtacattattatctcatctcatctcattatctctagccgctttatcctacattattattattattattattattattatttcatctaTACAGTTGAGCAGCTGAAGGTTAACTTCCTTGGTCAGTGGGATTGGAACCTCTGATCAGAAGTCCTATATCCACTGAACTACCACTGTACTAAAGTAAACTTGTAAAATCTTAGAAACGACTCCTGTACAAGTCaatacatgagagagagagagagagagagagagagagagagagagattttgaagGTGTGCGTAGCTTGTACAAataacagtaatgcttttatggctgaggactgcggttgtcatgaacagttttgcactcaagtttccattaatgaagagtttataacattaccgaaactgacttcatgttatggtcatattgtctgttgttgcccaaatgaggatgggttcccttttgagtccagttcctctcaaggtttcttcctcacattgtctgagggaggtttttttcccctgccaccatcaccacaggcttgctcattagggatagattagggatacagTAAAATtgactcatgtcttgggtcattcagattctgtaaagctgctttgggacaatgtctattgttaaaagcgctattcaaacaaacttgacttgacctgactTGATAAGACCTAATCCGTCTGACTAATGTGAGAATATGAAAAAACGTTTGCCGAAATGGTGGAAACTGTCCAGCTACGGCATTCAAATCTTTTCTAAATTCTAATGAAATATGATCCAAATGATTGCACTTCCAAAAGTAATGTATGCCCAttattctttttatcttttcagcTAAGATCGCATACGGTAGTCATGTTATCTCAAGTGGACCAGAATGCACAGCCCAAGCCCCAGGTGCTGTTTGTGGGAGCCAAGGACAGCAAACGGCTCCTGGAAGTGTATGTAAAAAGAAGCCTGAGTCTTAACGATGGGTCACACTGTTCAACTCAAAGAGAACGGAGACCACACAAATGGGTCACTGCTGCGGAGCGAGATAAGAGAGAGCGTAAACATTCCAGCGATATCTCCCTTCATCTTAAACCCTCAGGAGCAGAGGAGGAGCTTGGTGAAGACGAAGCTTTCTCAGAATCAGAAACAAACAAGAAGGCCCAGGTAGCAAGTGAAACTACTGACAACAAATCAAAACAATGGAAAAAGAAACGCACtctcagcagaaatgatggctcCTCTGCATCTTGGACTTCTGATTGGAAGCCACAGAAATACTTTGTACATTTTGATAAAGATACGCATGATGGTAGACAACCAAATATACCCTCTCTTCAGGCTACACCTGCAGCCTCAGAAGAGGAACTTGGTAAAGATAAAGCATTTTCTGAACCAGTAACAGAAAATGAAACCTCTGATAAGTCTAAACTTTGGAGGCAAAGCTCTCTTACCAGAAAGGATGGCTCCTCTGCATCTCAGAGTTCTGATGGAAAACAGAGGAAATGGTTTTCACCTTTTGATAAAGGCAAGCGCAATAGTAGACTATCTCAAGACTCCTTTAAACCAGAGACAGAAAACCTCAAGATTGAAGATACTCCACTGCCCACTCAACCTCAGCTAGAGAGTTTAACAGAGGTAAAGAAGACCAAAGAGGGAAAAAAGATTAAGAAGCCTTCAGTATGGAAGAGTGTTATTGGATGGTTCTCCAGAGGGTACAATGACAAACAGgatgaacatgatgatgatgagagaATTGAAGAAGCACTTCCTATTCCAGAACCTGCAACTCCTCCAATCTCCTGCCTTCCCATCTCTACTGGTGA
It includes:
- the LOC132884436 gene encoding uncharacterized protein LOC132884436, translated to MSLTASEERGIGEKLRSHTVVMLSQVDQNAQPKPQVLFVGAKDSKRLLEVYVKRSLSLNDGSHCSTQRERRPHKWVTAAERDKRERKHSSDISLHLKPSGAEEELGEDEAFSESETNKKAQVASETTDNKSKQWKKKRTLSRNDGSSASWTSDWKPQKYFVHFDKDTHDGRQPNIPSLQATPAASEEELGKDKAFSEPVTENETSDKSKLWRQSSLTRKDGSSASQSSDGKQRKWFSPFDKGKRNSRLSQDSFKPETENLKIEDTPLPTQPQLESLTEVKKTKEGKKIKKPSVWKSVIGWFSRGYNDKQDEHDDDERIEEALPIPEPATPPISCLPISTGDGNIMRRTKSKRRRSQRMISLRSRSGDMGLDKTTVRPLTLDLFTEAHNSQVQSIEEVEATRSYYEKMSEELEKIVHEVKNSPTEENKTFTDSVQTTALARSQEEIIKRIIDLIKQEGDLINDKLKENSTISSYFNTITYHSFQQLADQYVNSEVRQQITQPPVVAPELVKFAFTLDFTARVAALSRHTPGHILGFGNQYLKERFTYMCESHPHVTDITIEDQMKLKESSEKDEWFGDHAEGKIS